A genome region from Streptomyces sp. S4.7 includes the following:
- a CDS encoding type I polyketide synthase, whose amino-acid sequence MPTTYDEPVAIVGIGLRLPGANDTPDGLTEFLRAGRSGLGPIPTDRWDPEGLTSDDPDAKGTMRCAQGGFLDRPDHFDSKFYNVSPKEADYIDPQQRLALEVAWEALEDAGIDPTGLRHGDGAVYVAVSNMDYAAEMMALPVAELNGYIGTGMAHSAVSGRISYFLGWRGPSITVDTACSASLVAVHLAARALRSGECGIALAGGVNTIHSPRGHIIASQSKMLAPDGICKTFDDSADGYCRSEGGAMIVLKRLSDAQRDGDRVYAVVRGSAVGQDGESSALMVPNGAAQESVMRRAIDSAALTPSDISYVEAHGTGTSLGDPIEMGAISSVFGVSHSPDSPVTVASLKTNLGHMEAAAGIGGLVKTALQLREATIFPHLNFTTPSRQIPWDTAPVTVPTTLRPWKAATRRGVVNSFGFAGTIASVVLEEAPAEPPVGTDGRGELPPGPHVFALSAKTAPALRGQIQRYQELLTDRPELDVGELCAAVGAGRAHFPLRVAGVVRDQEDVARLLDRSRTRAARTGRNPDTAKVAFLFSGGGSQYVGMGRPLYERFEVFRERLDTCDRLFSPHLGRSLRDMILGDAEDAELIHEIRYMQPALFSLEYAVAELWMSWGITPSVVAGHSIGEIVAATVAGVFGLEDAVTLMAARGELMHESPPGAMAAVEATTDEVAPLLAERPDLSLAAVNGTNQMVISGGEESLARVVEVLAARGIRTKRLAVSCASHSPLMAEAAERLREVVAGLTFHEPRFTLVSNLTGAVAAPGELASAGFWARHLLEPVMFADGLRAVAARGRHAFVEIGPATDLIGMGKQCLPADEHLWLSSLHPEDTDGTVVRQSLAQLYVSGAPVDWTAHHGRPRRTITLPTYAFDRRRHWLPEAAAAPQRTGGDTHPLLGREITTDGQRAAGTREFTAGLGAVQPAYLADHKVMGKIVFPGAGYLEILLALQDAVHGESGLPLTGVTIHEALFLDESATVEIRTRLSTREDGTAGVDIVSLAGAGDGDGDRPALERLHVTATIATDGHGGGGEELAATERELRGASDAAGTPRAEHRADDLYAEFAELGVDYGPGFRGLEHVGLHGDDLVVGRLRGVRAAPAELLPPAVLDCAFQTLAALSREGDAVAMPVGFRRCRLLRKPRGAELRSVLRRAPVLDPDDLPRADLLILDGDRTVFVLEGLALRRVTNAAPDRERMYSEVRWVKRSLRTENREPRRVLLVGAGRESLDELAGAAAGQNTELTVAADAAQALALLADRPTDVCWFWRGTGSVPDGGDQDAAGLRAECERNYRDLLALRDGLDAARFGGGQRLWLITESGQWVPGDSAWDTGTPPAAATLWGFGQVMWTEYPAYRVTLVDLPGGGRDLSPLLAEWSAPDSAEYQIAYRSGLRHVRRVYAETGGPRTDVELVVKEYGRLDGIVPVPLQEAPAPEGDEIQVRVHAAGLNFKDVLNALGLHREHAKAAGLDDTALPLGLECAGVVTAAGPDAEFSVGDEVVLAHPGCLRQRVTCASAMAARKPAHLSFAEAAALPTAFLTAHHGLHHLAGIKPGDRVLIHAAAGGVGQAAVQLAKLAGAEIFATASPHKWPLLRSQGVTRLANSRTPEIADEILAATGGAGVDIVLNSLAQEFIEESVRALADGGRFVELGTMSAWTAQEMHRKRPDVTYHTVDFGVYDPAQAQQLARDVLGGVMEMVNSRELTAIPTTAYTLDEVEEAFGVLSRGANIGKVVIGFGEPAPEKTADTGIRPDETYLVTGGFGALGGVVAERLVHLGARHLALVGRRAPAPEVLDALRERLGPGTGITALTGDIGDPDDVRRITAVLGALPQPLGGVVHAAGVLADAPVTAQTWENIDTVFRSKVYGSWLLHRATEHFPSLRFFVGYSSVASVVGSRGQANYAAGNSFLDTLMCRRRTAGLPALSVNWGAWGDVGLASGMEQRHIANVEDQGFSFFGPTVGIRALFRVLDRPVAQIVIAEVDWDRYSATRPQPNALYLRVGRRTADVTVHVDPQVLLALPRGERLEAVSEVLRGAIADLLHFDGADDVPPDARFFEVGLDSLAAVELKNRLELQFRVPLSTSSVFDHPSVALLTEFIEQRLTTPEETR is encoded by the coding sequence TTGCCCACCACGTACGACGAGCCCGTCGCCATTGTCGGTATCGGACTGCGGCTGCCCGGCGCCAACGACACACCGGACGGGCTCACCGAGTTCCTGCGTGCCGGTCGGTCCGGTCTGGGCCCGATCCCCACCGACCGCTGGGACCCCGAGGGCCTGACGTCCGACGACCCCGACGCCAAGGGCACCATGCGGTGTGCGCAGGGCGGATTCCTCGACAGGCCGGACCACTTCGACTCGAAGTTCTACAACGTCTCGCCGAAGGAGGCCGACTACATCGATCCCCAGCAGCGGCTCGCGCTGGAGGTCGCCTGGGAGGCCCTGGAGGACGCGGGCATCGACCCCACCGGGCTGCGCCACGGTGACGGCGCCGTCTACGTGGCCGTCAGCAACATGGACTACGCCGCCGAGATGATGGCGCTGCCCGTGGCGGAACTCAACGGCTACATCGGCACCGGCATGGCGCACAGCGCCGTCTCCGGCCGCATCTCCTACTTCCTCGGGTGGCGCGGTCCCAGCATCACCGTGGACACCGCCTGCTCCGCGTCACTGGTCGCCGTCCACCTCGCGGCGCGGGCACTGCGCTCGGGCGAGTGCGGCATCGCGCTGGCCGGCGGCGTCAACACCATCCACAGCCCGCGCGGGCACATCATCGCCTCCCAGTCGAAGATGCTCGCCCCCGACGGGATCTGCAAGACCTTCGACGACTCCGCCGACGGCTACTGCCGCAGCGAGGGCGGGGCGATGATCGTCCTGAAACGGCTCTCCGACGCGCAGCGGGACGGCGACCGCGTCTACGCCGTGGTCCGGGGCTCCGCAGTCGGCCAGGACGGTGAGAGCAGCGCGCTCATGGTGCCCAACGGAGCCGCCCAGGAGAGCGTCATGCGCAGGGCGATCGACAGCGCCGCGCTCACTCCGTCCGACATCTCCTACGTCGAGGCGCACGGAACGGGCACCTCGCTCGGCGACCCCATCGAAATGGGCGCCATCAGCTCCGTGTTCGGCGTCTCGCACTCCCCCGACTCCCCCGTGACCGTCGCCTCGCTGAAGACCAATCTCGGGCACATGGAGGCCGCCGCCGGCATCGGCGGGCTCGTCAAGACCGCGCTCCAGCTGCGGGAAGCCACCATCTTCCCGCATCTGAACTTCACCACCCCCTCCCGGCAGATCCCGTGGGACACCGCCCCGGTGACCGTGCCGACGACGCTGCGGCCCTGGAAGGCGGCGACCCGCCGCGGCGTCGTCAACTCCTTCGGCTTCGCCGGCACCATCGCCTCGGTCGTCCTGGAGGAGGCACCGGCCGAGCCGCCCGTCGGGACGGACGGGAGAGGCGAGTTGCCGCCCGGCCCGCATGTCTTCGCGCTGTCGGCGAAGACCGCTCCGGCGCTCCGGGGCCAGATCCAGCGCTATCAGGAACTGCTCACCGACCGGCCGGAGCTGGACGTCGGTGAGCTGTGCGCCGCCGTCGGCGCGGGCCGGGCGCACTTCCCGCTGCGCGTCGCGGGAGTGGTCCGTGACCAGGAGGATGTCGCCCGGCTGCTCGACCGGAGCCGGACCCGCGCCGCCAGGACCGGCAGGAACCCGGACACCGCGAAGGTCGCCTTCCTCTTCTCCGGCGGCGGTTCGCAGTACGTGGGCATGGGGCGCCCGCTGTACGAACGGTTCGAGGTGTTCCGGGAGCGGCTGGACACCTGCGACCGGCTGTTCTCCCCGCATCTGGGCAGATCCTTGCGGGACATGATCCTCGGTGACGCCGAGGACGCCGAACTCATCCACGAGATCCGCTACATGCAGCCGGCGCTGTTCTCGCTGGAGTACGCGGTCGCGGAGCTGTGGATGTCATGGGGCATCACCCCGTCCGTCGTGGCGGGACACAGCATCGGCGAGATCGTGGCCGCGACCGTCGCCGGAGTCTTCGGCCTGGAGGACGCCGTCACCCTGATGGCGGCGCGTGGTGAGCTGATGCACGAGTCGCCGCCGGGCGCCATGGCCGCCGTCGAGGCCACCACCGACGAGGTCGCCCCACTGCTGGCCGAACGCCCCGACCTCTCGCTCGCCGCCGTCAACGGCACGAACCAGATGGTGATATCCGGCGGCGAGGAGTCCCTCGCCCGGGTCGTGGAGGTCCTCGCGGCACGCGGGATCCGGACGAAGCGGCTCGCGGTCTCCTGCGCCTCGCACTCCCCGCTGATGGCCGAGGCCGCCGAGCGGCTCCGCGAGGTCGTCGCCGGGCTCACCTTCCACGAGCCGCGGTTCACCCTGGTGTCCAATCTGACGGGTGCCGTCGCCGCGCCCGGCGAACTCGCCTCCGCCGGCTTCTGGGCCCGTCACCTCCTCGAACCGGTGATGTTCGCCGACGGTCTGCGCGCCGTCGCGGCCCGGGGGCGGCACGCCTTCGTCGAGATCGGTCCCGCCACCGACCTGATCGGCATGGGCAAGCAGTGTCTGCCCGCCGACGAACACCTCTGGCTGAGCAGCCTGCACCCCGAGGACACCGACGGCACCGTCGTACGGCAGTCCCTCGCGCAGCTCTACGTCAGCGGCGCTCCGGTCGACTGGACGGCCCACCACGGCCGGCCCCGCCGCACGATCACCCTGCCCACCTACGCGTTCGACCGTCGGCGGCACTGGCTCCCCGAGGCCGCCGCCGCGCCACAGCGCACCGGCGGCGACACGCACCCCCTGCTGGGGCGGGAGATCACCACCGACGGACAACGCGCCGCCGGTACGAGGGAGTTCACCGCCGGACTGGGCGCCGTGCAGCCCGCGTACCTGGCCGACCACAAGGTGATGGGCAAGATCGTCTTCCCGGGGGCCGGCTATCTGGAGATCCTGCTGGCCCTCCAGGACGCCGTCCACGGCGAGAGCGGTCTGCCACTGACCGGCGTGACGATCCATGAGGCACTGTTCCTCGACGAGAGCGCGACCGTCGAGATCCGTACCCGGCTGTCCACGCGGGAGGACGGCACCGCCGGGGTCGACATCGTCAGTCTGGCCGGGGCCGGGGACGGGGACGGGGACCGGCCCGCGCTGGAGAGGCTCCATGTCACCGCCACCATCGCCACGGACGGGCATGGCGGGGGCGGCGAGGAGCTGGCGGCGACGGAGCGTGAACTCCGCGGCGCGTCCGACGCCGCGGGCACGCCGCGGGCCGAGCACCGGGCCGACGATCTATACGCGGAATTCGCCGAGTTGGGCGTCGACTACGGCCCGGGGTTCCGGGGCCTGGAACATGTCGGGCTCCACGGCGACGACCTCGTGGTGGGCCGGTTGCGCGGCGTCCGCGCCGCCCCCGCCGAGCTGCTGCCCCCCGCCGTACTGGACTGTGCGTTCCAGACCCTTGCCGCGCTCTCGCGCGAGGGTGACGCGGTCGCCATGCCGGTCGGCTTCCGCCGCTGCCGGCTGCTGCGCAAGCCGCGGGGCGCCGAACTGCGCAGCGTGCTGCGCCGGGCCCCCGTCCTGGATCCGGACGACCTGCCCCGCGCGGATCTGCTGATACTGGACGGGGACCGCACCGTCTTCGTACTGGAGGGCCTGGCCCTGCGCCGGGTGACGAACGCGGCTCCCGACCGGGAGCGGATGTACTCCGAGGTGCGCTGGGTGAAGCGGTCCCTGCGTACGGAGAACCGCGAGCCGCGCCGTGTGCTGCTCGTCGGCGCCGGACGGGAGAGCCTCGATGAACTCGCCGGGGCCGCGGCCGGGCAGAACACCGAGCTGACGGTCGCGGCCGACGCGGCGCAGGCACTGGCGCTGCTGGCGGACCGGCCCACCGACGTGTGCTGGTTCTGGCGCGGTACCGGCTCCGTACCCGACGGCGGGGATCAGGACGCGGCCGGACTGCGGGCCGAGTGCGAGCGCAACTACCGCGACCTGCTGGCGCTGCGGGACGGCCTGGACGCGGCGCGCTTCGGCGGCGGTCAGCGTCTCTGGCTGATCACCGAGAGCGGTCAGTGGGTGCCCGGCGACAGCGCGTGGGACACCGGTACGCCCCCGGCCGCGGCGACGCTGTGGGGCTTCGGCCAGGTCATGTGGACGGAGTACCCGGCGTACCGGGTGACGCTGGTTGACCTCCCCGGCGGTGGGCGCGACCTGAGCCCGCTCCTGGCCGAGTGGTCGGCCCCCGACTCGGCCGAGTACCAGATCGCCTACCGCTCCGGGCTGCGCCATGTGCGACGGGTGTACGCGGAGACGGGCGGTCCGCGCACGGACGTCGAACTGGTCGTCAAGGAGTACGGCCGGCTCGACGGCATCGTCCCGGTGCCGCTCCAGGAGGCGCCCGCCCCCGAGGGGGACGAGATCCAGGTACGGGTCCACGCCGCGGGTCTCAACTTCAAGGACGTCCTCAACGCGCTCGGTCTGCACCGGGAGCACGCGAAGGCGGCCGGACTGGACGACACGGCGCTGCCGCTCGGTCTGGAGTGCGCCGGAGTGGTCACCGCGGCCGGCCCGGACGCGGAATTCTCCGTGGGTGACGAGGTCGTCCTCGCCCATCCGGGCTGTCTCAGGCAGCGGGTGACGTGCGCGTCCGCGATGGCGGCCCGTAAACCGGCGCATCTGTCGTTCGCCGAGGCGGCGGCCCTGCCCACCGCGTTCCTCACCGCCCACCACGGACTGCACCACCTCGCCGGGATCAAACCCGGTGACCGGGTCCTGATCCACGCCGCCGCCGGCGGTGTCGGCCAGGCCGCGGTCCAGCTGGCCAAGCTGGCGGGGGCGGAGATCTTCGCCACGGCCAGTCCGCACAAGTGGCCGCTGCTGCGCTCCCAGGGCGTCACCCGTCTGGCGAACTCGCGCACCCCGGAGATCGCCGACGAGATCCTCGCGGCGACCGGCGGGGCGGGGGTCGACATCGTCCTCAACAGCCTCGCCCAGGAGTTCATCGAGGAGAGCGTCCGGGCGCTGGCCGACGGCGGCCGGTTCGTCGAACTCGGCACGATGAGTGCGTGGACCGCGCAGGAGATGCACCGCAAGCGCCCGGACGTGACCTACCACACGGTCGATTTCGGTGTCTACGATCCCGCTCAGGCGCAGCAGTTGGCCCGTGACGTGCTCGGCGGCGTGATGGAGATGGTGAACAGCCGGGAGCTGACGGCCATCCCCACCACCGCGTACACCCTCGACGAGGTCGAGGAAGCCTTTGGCGTGCTCAGCAGGGGCGCCAACATCGGCAAGGTCGTCATCGGATTCGGCGAACCCGCCCCCGAGAAGACGGCCGACACCGGAATCCGGCCGGACGAGACGTATCTCGTCACCGGTGGTTTCGGCGCGCTCGGCGGCGTCGTCGCGGAGCGCCTCGTCCACCTGGGAGCACGCCATCTGGCGCTCGTGGGGCGGCGGGCCCCGGCGCCCGAGGTACTGGACGCGCTCCGGGAGCGCCTCGGGCCCGGCACCGGGATCACCGCCCTCACCGGGGACATCGGGGACCCGGACGACGTCCGCCGGATCACGGCGGTCCTCGGCGCTCTCCCCCAGCCCCTGGGCGGCGTCGTCCACGCGGCCGGTGTCCTCGCCGACGCCCCGGTCACGGCCCAGACGTGGGAGAACATCGACACCGTCTTCCGGTCCAAGGTGTACGGCAGTTGGCTGCTGCACCGGGCCACCGAGCACTTCCCGTCGTTGCGGTTCTTCGTCGGCTACTCGTCCGTGGCCTCGGTCGTGGGTTCGCGGGGACAGGCGAACTACGCGGCCGGGAACAGCTTCCTGGACACGCTGATGTGCCGTCGCCGCACCGCCGGGCTCCCCGCCCTGAGCGTCAACTGGGGTGCCTGGGGCGACGTCGGGCTGGCCAGCGGAATGGAACAGCGGCACATCGCGAACGTGGAGGACCAGGGCTTCTCGTTCTTCGGGCCCACCGTCGGCATCCGCGCCCTGTTCCGTGTCCTGGACCGGCCCGTGGCCCAGATCGTCATCGCCGAGGTCGACTGGGACCGGTACTCCGCGACCCGGCCGCAGCCGAACGCCCTCTACCTCCGGGTCGGACGCCGCACCGCGGACGTCACGGTCCATGTCGATCCGCAGGTCCTGCTGGCCCTGCCGCGCGGTGAGCGGCTTGAGGCGGTCTCCGAGGTGCTGCGGGGTGCCATCGCGGACCTGCTGCACTTCGACGGCGCCGACGACGTCCCGCCCGACGCGCGGTTCTTCGAGGTGGGCCTGGACTCCCTGGCCGCGGTCGAGCTGAAGAACCGGCTGGAACTCCAGTTCCGCGTACCCCTGTCCACGTCGAGCGTCTTCGACCACCCGTCCGTGGCACTGCTCACCGAGTTCATCGAGCAGCGCCTGACCACACCGGAGGAGACGCGATGA
- a CDS encoding FcoT family thioesterase, translating to MQFGHDEDLLERALRVYKPHCRYLTSTVVTAKGDPADQGGQVGVRGRFHIPESCYIDDTGHFNAVEFNLCFNQMIYFIMAKAVKERLIRAFADWTMEDYWTRQLPDMFIVDFRSTFRRAMRGRHFWGELDIVDVVQRDGGNGQLLILSTTCRYGEDEKTACHGTVRLALKNPRPPVAAPA from the coding sequence GTGCAGTTCGGCCATGACGAGGACCTGCTGGAGCGGGCGCTGCGGGTGTACAAGCCCCACTGCCGGTATCTGACGTCGACCGTCGTGACGGCCAAGGGCGACCCCGCGGACCAGGGTGGACAGGTCGGCGTGCGCGGCCGGTTCCACATTCCGGAGTCCTGCTACATCGACGACACCGGCCACTTCAACGCGGTCGAGTTCAATCTCTGCTTCAACCAGATGATCTATTTCATCATGGCCAAAGCGGTCAAGGAGCGGCTGATCCGTGCCTTCGCGGACTGGACCATGGAGGACTACTGGACGCGCCAGCTCCCCGACATGTTCATCGTCGATTTCCGCAGCACGTTCCGCCGCGCCATGCGCGGCCGGCACTTCTGGGGTGAGCTCGACATCGTGGATGTCGTGCAACGCGACGGCGGGAACGGCCAGTTGCTGATCCTGAGCACCACCTGCCGGTACGGCGAGGACGAGAAGACGGCCTGTCACGGCACGGTGCGCCTCGCCCTGAAGAACCCCCGCCCGCCCGTCGCGGCCCCGGCGTGA
- a CDS encoding TauD/TfdA family dioxygenase: MITIPQKDSRIGVHVDEFDAMTAAAEDLTALKQLIYTDRIVVLRNQHLSPAEFVEFGRRLGEVETYYQPMYHHPEHKEIFVSSNVKEDGAQVGVPQTGKFWHHDYSFMPRPFGLTLIYPQVVPQRHRGTYFIDMARAYDNLPAELKDEIRDTRGLNSVRRYFKIRPTDVYRPISEVLAEIESVTPAAAHPTVFTHPVTGEQVLYISEAVTYRLEDAAGNGLRQGLLEELFEACGQADTTFTHDNIHLQTFQKGDMLLWDNRSLVHRALHTVNPEPTVSFRVTVHDEHNFYPGIG, encoded by the coding sequence ATGATCACCATCCCGCAGAAAGACTCCCGCATCGGTGTCCACGTGGACGAATTCGATGCCATGACCGCTGCGGCGGAGGATCTGACCGCACTGAAACAACTCATCTACACCGACCGGATCGTGGTCCTCCGCAACCAGCACCTTTCGCCTGCCGAGTTCGTGGAATTCGGCAGGCGGCTCGGTGAGGTGGAGACCTACTACCAGCCGATGTACCACCACCCCGAGCACAAGGAAATATTCGTCTCCTCGAACGTTAAGGAGGACGGGGCTCAGGTCGGTGTGCCGCAGACCGGGAAATTCTGGCACCACGACTACTCGTTCATGCCGCGTCCTTTCGGACTGACGCTGATATACCCGCAAGTCGTGCCCCAGCGGCACCGCGGCACATACTTCATCGATATGGCACGGGCCTACGATAATCTGCCCGCCGAGCTGAAGGACGAGATCCGGGACACCCGTGGTCTGAACAGTGTGCGCCGCTATTTCAAGATCCGGCCCACCGATGTCTACCGCCCGATCTCCGAAGTCCTCGCCGAGATCGAGTCGGTCACACCGGCCGCCGCGCACCCCACCGTCTTCACCCACCCGGTCACCGGTGAGCAGGTGCTCTACATCAGCGAAGCCGTCACCTACCGGCTGGAGGACGCCGCGGGCAACGGACTCAGGCAGGGCCTGCTGGAAGAGCTGTTCGAGGCGTGCGGCCAGGCCGACACCACGTTCACCCACGACAACATCCACCTCCAGACCTTCCAGAAGGGCGACATGCTCCTGTGGGACAACCGCAGCCTGGTCCACCGGGCCCTGCACACGGTGAACCCGGAGCCGACCGTCTCCTTCCGGGTGACCGTGCACGACGAGCACAACTTCTATCCCGGCATCGGCTGA